One window from the genome of Candidatus Delongbacteria bacterium encodes:
- a CDS encoding SPFH domain-containing protein — protein sequence MVKDKMIVSTSGYGMLGLSLLIALGGVGVVIGAARADAPLGAVGGFLLILGGVLLMAGLFIVNPNEARVLQLFGNYTGTVHEPGLRWANPFFSKAKVSLRVRNFETNKIKVNDNHGNPVEIAAVVVWQVVDSAEAIFEVDDFNNYVHVQSESAVRSMATNYPYDAHGSSEISLSGNTAEVSTRLQDEIQERLEKAGVRVIEARISHLAYAQEIAAAMLQRQQAAAVVAARQQIVEGAVGMVDMALAKLAERGIVRLDEERKAAMVSNLLVVLCSDRHAQPVINTGTLYN from the coding sequence ATGGTCAAAGACAAGATGATCGTCTCAACCAGCGGCTACGGCATGTTGGGCCTCAGCCTGCTGATCGCGCTGGGGGGAGTGGGCGTGGTGATCGGGGCCGCCAGGGCGGATGCTCCGCTGGGCGCCGTGGGCGGGTTCCTGCTCATCCTGGGCGGCGTGCTGCTGATGGCCGGACTCTTCATCGTCAACCCCAACGAGGCCCGCGTCCTGCAGCTCTTCGGCAACTACACGGGCACGGTGCACGAGCCCGGGCTGCGCTGGGCCAATCCCTTCTTCTCCAAGGCCAAGGTCTCCCTGCGCGTGCGCAACTTCGAGACCAACAAGATCAAGGTGAACGACAACCACGGCAATCCGGTGGAGATCGCCGCCGTGGTGGTCTGGCAGGTGGTGGACAGCGCCGAGGCGATTTTCGAGGTGGACGACTTCAACAACTACGTCCACGTGCAGAGCGAGTCCGCCGTGCGCAGCATGGCCACCAACTATCCTTACGACGCCCACGGCAGCTCGGAGATCAGCCTGTCGGGCAACACGGCGGAAGTGTCCACGCGCCTGCAGGACGAGATCCAGGAGCGGCTGGAAAAGGCGGGCGTGCGCGTGATCGAGGCGCGGATCAGCCACCTGGCCTACGCCCAGGAGATCGCCGCCGCCATGCTGCAGCGCCAGCAGGCCGCCGCGGTGGTGGCCGCCCGGCAGCAGATCGTGGAAGGCGCGGTGGGCATGGTGGACATGGCCCTGGCCAAGCTGGCGGAGCGCGGCATCGTGCGCCTGGATGAAGAGCGGAAGGCGGCCATGGTCAGCAACCTGCTGGTGGTGCTCTGCAGCGACCGCCACGCCCAACCGGTGATCAACACCGGGACCTTGTACAACTAG